In a genomic window of Williamwhitmania sp.:
- a CDS encoding GNAT family N-acetyltransferase codes for MFAMPSTPSSTDLLIAENLFCFWELVGRCSKTLQEEQGYSFINLSQSDWPCRIFRLQQNIGVEFVSKMVEKMRTGELPHRITLSEYDAAIPLLEDAGLVQVFSQKGMAIQLNDAQLQEPSNIEFIQVKTQVDAARFAMVASASFGYWVAPMMIGSLVGQSSVVMLLGLVDGSETCCGLAFFDSSGHAGLHMIGTMPEYRGRGFARIITQRLMAECQQREVSLCVLHASPAGAIVYERLGFETYGKIVTYAALGNK; via the coding sequence ATTGGTGGGACGTTGCTCTAAAACGCTGCAGGAAGAGCAGGGCTATAGCTTCATTAACCTTTCGCAGTCCGACTGGCCCTGTCGCATATTCCGTTTGCAGCAGAACATCGGAGTTGAGTTCGTTTCGAAAATGGTAGAGAAGATGCGAACTGGAGAACTACCACACCGCATTACCCTTTCCGAATACGATGCTGCCATTCCGCTGCTGGAGGATGCTGGTCTTGTGCAGGTGTTTTCGCAGAAGGGGATGGCAATTCAGCTGAATGATGCTCAACTTCAAGAGCCATCTAACATTGAATTTATTCAGGTGAAAACGCAGGTGGATGCGGCTCGTTTTGCCATGGTGGCCTCAGCCTCTTTTGGGTATTGGGTTGCGCCAATGATGATAGGTTCGCTGGTTGGGCAAAGCAGTGTTGTTATGCTTCTAGGACTGGTTGATGGTTCTGAGACCTGCTGTGGTCTTGCCTTTTTCGACTCAAGCGGTCATGCCGGTCTGCACATGATAGGCACGATGCCCGAATACCGTGGTCGTGGGTTCGCTAGGATTATTACTCAAAGGTTGATGGCGGAGTGCCAACAGAGAGAAGTGTCTCTCTGTGTGCTGCATGCCTCGCCAGCAGGAGCAATAGTTTATGAGAGGCTTGGATTTGAAACCTACGGAAAAATTGTAACTTATGCGGCGTTGGGTAATAAGTAA